A window of the Thermoleophilia bacterium SCSIO 60948 genome harbors these coding sequences:
- a CDS encoding MFS transporter → MLADDDLFVLDCDCAHEAIRSCAVRAPGALANRDFRWLWAGQTISAVGDGLFTVAIAALIVEAGGGAAELGLVLAGKALSLVLFVLVGGILADRLPRTRVMIGADAVRAIATLGVAVAGSEAPIALIAALTFAIGGGEAFFRPAYLSLVPRILPAELIQSGNSIGALSVQAAALGGPALAGVVIVAASPSVALYLDALTFLLSLLTLLFVRERRVAEERAPDGPAERTGAITEALAGLRAIRERFWIGAVILLAMSHLLILIGPLDVLLPVISEQELGGIERFGVLLAIFGAGAIVGAALCARIRPSSPGVWALIGIMPLGVLMFFLVGPAPLWAIAAVFFIAGIGEQVFTVLWTTGVQRDVPDELLGRVFSLDYLGSLGLLPLGLALAGPVTDLIGRDALLIASGTFTLVSSALVLLSPQIRAFSSRPQEASA, encoded by the coding sequence GTGCTCGCTGACGACGATCTGTTCGTTCTCGACTGTGACTGCGCGCATGAGGCGATTAGATCATGCGCCGTGCGCGCTCCCGGGGCTCTCGCAAATCGTGACTTCCGCTGGCTGTGGGCCGGCCAGACGATCAGCGCGGTCGGGGACGGTCTGTTCACGGTCGCGATCGCGGCGCTGATCGTCGAGGCGGGGGGCGGAGCGGCCGAGCTCGGGCTCGTCCTCGCCGGCAAGGCGCTCTCGCTTGTCCTGTTCGTCCTCGTCGGCGGGATCCTCGCCGACCGGCTGCCGCGAACCCGGGTCATGATCGGCGCCGACGCGGTTCGGGCGATCGCCACGCTCGGGGTGGCGGTCGCAGGGAGCGAGGCGCCGATCGCGCTGATCGCCGCGCTCACCTTCGCGATCGGTGGCGGCGAGGCCTTCTTCCGGCCGGCCTACCTCTCCCTGGTACCTCGGATCCTGCCGGCCGAGCTGATCCAGTCGGGCAACTCGATCGGCGCGCTCTCGGTCCAGGCCGCCGCGCTCGGCGGCCCCGCGCTCGCCGGAGTGGTGATCGTCGCCGCCAGCCCGTCCGTCGCTCTGTACCTCGACGCGCTGACGTTCCTGCTCAGCCTGCTGACGCTGTTGTTCGTCCGCGAGCGTCGAGTCGCCGAGGAGCGCGCGCCCGACGGTCCGGCGGAGCGCACCGGCGCCATCACCGAGGCACTGGCCGGCCTGCGCGCGATTCGCGAGCGCTTCTGGATCGGAGCGGTGATCCTGCTCGCGATGAGTCACCTGTTGATCCTGATCGGACCGCTCGACGTGCTGCTGCCGGTGATCAGCGAGCAGGAGCTCGGCGGGATCGAGCGCTTCGGGGTGCTGCTCGCCATCTTCGGGGCGGGCGCGATCGTCGGTGCGGCGCTGTGCGCGCGGATCCGCCCGTCGTCGCCTGGGGTCTGGGCGCTGATCGGGATCATGCCGCTGGGCGTGCTGATGTTCTTCCTCGTCGGTCCGGCGCCGCTGTGGGCGATCGCGGCGGTGTTCTTCATCGCGGGGATCGGCGAGCAGGTGTTCACGGTGCTGTGGACCACCGGGGTCCAGCGTGATGTGCCCGACGAGCTGCTCGGTCGCGTCTTCTCGCTCGACTACCTCGGTTCGCTCGGACTGCTGCCGCTCGGACTCGCGCTCGCCGGACCCGTCACCGATCTGATCGGGCGCGATGCGCTGCTCATCGCCTCCGGCACGTTCACACTCGTGAGCAGCGCGTTGGTTCTTCTCTCGCCGCAGATCCGGGCGTTCTCGTCGCGACCGCAGGAGGCCTCGGCGTGA
- a CDS encoding NAD(P)H-quinone oxidoreductase: MRAVTVENEQIVVSEHPDPEPGTGEVLIRVDSAGLNGADIMQRAGRYPAPPGSPADIPGLELAGEVVESGPEQRRFEVGDRVMGIVGGGGQAELAAVHERQLMPVPAALEGPAAGAFPEVFTTAHDAVFTQGGLKPGERLCVHGAAGGVGLAAIQLGRAAGASVTATVRDESRREAVAGFGAEVLAPEEFEDAGPFDVILELVGAPNLGANLKALETGGRICVIGVGGGAKGEINLLALMGKRATIRASTLRARPLEEKAMTARLVERQVLPLVESGQVGVPIDSTFPLAEAADAYERFTGGGKLGKIVLEMG; encoded by the coding sequence ATGCGCGCAGTCACAGTCGAGAACGAACAGATCGTCGTCAGCGAGCACCCGGACCCGGAGCCCGGCACCGGCGAGGTTCTGATCCGCGTCGACTCGGCGGGCCTCAACGGCGCCGACATCATGCAGCGCGCCGGGCGCTACCCGGCGCCCCCGGGGTCACCGGCCGACATCCCCGGCCTCGAGCTGGCGGGTGAGGTCGTCGAATCCGGGCCCGAGCAGCGGCGCTTCGAGGTCGGCGATCGCGTGATGGGGATCGTCGGCGGCGGCGGTCAGGCCGAGCTCGCGGCCGTCCACGAGCGCCAGCTGATGCCGGTCCCCGCCGCGCTCGAGGGGCCGGCGGCGGGAGCCTTCCCGGAGGTCTTCACGACGGCCCACGACGCCGTCTTCACCCAGGGTGGCCTGAAGCCCGGCGAGCGCCTCTGCGTCCACGGCGCCGCCGGTGGCGTCGGCCTCGCCGCGATCCAGCTCGGCCGAGCAGCCGGCGCTTCGGTGACGGCGACCGTTCGAGACGAATCGCGTCGCGAGGCCGTGGCCGGGTTCGGCGCCGAGGTCCTGGCGCCCGAGGAGTTCGAGGACGCTGGTCCGTTCGACGTCATCCTCGAGCTCGTCGGCGCCCCGAACCTCGGCGCGAACCTCAAGGCGCTCGAGACCGGCGGGCGGATCTGCGTGATCGGCGTCGGCGGCGGCGCGAAGGGAGAGATCAACCTGCTCGCGCTGATGGGCAAGCGCGCGACGATCCGCGCCTCGACGCTGCGCGCCCGACCGCTCGAGGAGAAGGCGATGACGGCGCGGCTCGTCGAGCGCCAGGTGTTGCCGCTCGTCGAGTCGGGTCAGGTCGGCGTGCCGATCGACTCGACCTTCCCGCTCGCCGAGGCCGCGGACGCCTACGAGCGCTTCACCGGGGGCGGCAAGCTGGGGAAGATCGTCCTCGAGATGGGCTGA